The DNA region CATATATTAACATATATCTGATCTTCCTTTTTAATAAAATAATATGGGAATGTTGAATCATTTATTAAATATTTTGCGCTAGTAAGATACTTTAAATATTCTTTTGAGTTGTATAAAACAAATTTGACATTTTTATAAGAACTATATTTTTTGACAATACTGCTGTTTAAATCATTAGTTGACCATACATGTGTAAAATTACTATATGTGGGGTTATCTACAAGATATCTAAATAATGCATAAGGATTTCCATTAATTCTTTTGGCATTAGAAGACTCATAAAGAATTACATTCTTTTTGACTTTTAATTTATTAAAATAATGATTGTATAAGCTATTTCTTTTGAAGTTGTCGTTTAATAAATATCTTCTAAAGAATCCTAATCTGATCTTTAAAAAATGTTTATTATCTTTAATAAGTTTGTTAAGTTGCATTTTTGACACCGTATGTTTAATAGTTGTCGAATGACACACATATGCTTGTCTATAATTATACAATCCTTCTTTGATTTATTAATTATCAGATGAGTTAATTAATATTGATAATTAATAAGTATGGGTTTTTTAAAAACATATTTTGGATATAAATTGTAAATTTATTGAATTTATTTATAAATCATCCTAATATTTGTAATTAATATAAATTTTAAGGTGATGTTATTATAATTACATAAATATATCTAAAAATTTATTTGATTGTTTATTAATGTTATAAAACAAGATATTATTTAAATTATGGTTTGTATTAATACGTGAGCATTGATTTATATTACATAATTATGTCTTAAAATGTTTTGAAAATTATGAAATTAGATAATAACCCGAAAATAAAAAAATTAATATAAAATGTTAGTTTATATTTTCTTAAAATTTTTATAGAGAAAATTAATGTACAGATAATTATTTAAACTTGCAATTAACTATAATAGTTCTAAAATTTCTAACTATAAAAAAGGGATAATAAGATGAAAGAAGAATTAATTATTGATTACACCAATGAATTATCTGTTAAATTTAAAGTTACACCCGACATTGAAGTTAAAGAAATAATTGTTGACATTTTTGGTGGAAAAAAGACATATAAACCCATTAAAAAAGGAGAATATTATACATTTAGCTTATCAAATTCTGTTTTTTTAAGGGGAATGCAGGGGATAATTCAATTCTATTTCTCTTTTATTGACGAAAATGGCAGCTATAAAATAACCAATTTTGCCAGATTTAACAAGTTTGAAATGATTGGTGGCGGTATTAAAAATGTGAAAAATAACTACATAGTACCACATCAGACGAGAAGTAGAAATTTTATTTTAATAGTAACAGATGACTTTAAAAAACAAAAACTAAATGTAATTAATTTTTTAACATCATTTAATTGCAATAAAGAAAGTATAAACATAAATGGTGTTTTTAAAACCTTTTTACTGTCTGTTGATCAGATGGAGATTGGTATGGAAGGCCGTAAAACGTTTTCGAAATTCAGATCTAGAATTGATTTTAGTAAAATTCAAAGCAAATACAGTGATAATCTAGCTATTTCAACTGTTATTCCATTTGATACTTCTATCGAAGAAGATATATATGATTTCTTTTTATACATACATCTGAAGGAAATACCAGAACCAGTAAAAATAAGATTTGGGCACACTCGGTTCTTGATGAGACAAAAAGTAAAAGATTACGTTCTGAAATTTGATGAAGAAACAATATATATTACTCCTTACTTTACGTTTTCCGGCCAAAATTTGTCATTACACGTAGAAAGAATAAATAATGATGTAACAAAGAATATTGAAAATATTAAACAGAATAATAGGGAAGATATCTGGTTAATAGGTGAACAGCCCTACAAAGCACAGGACACCGGAAAAGCATTTTTTGAATATATCAGAAGAACACATCCTGAAAAGGAAGCTTATTATGTAATTGATTTTAATTCTCCAGAATATGAAAATGTCAAAGATCTGGGTAATATCATTGATTACAGGAGTAAAGAGCACTTTGAAATGTGTTTAAAGGCCACCCATCTCATTGGTTCTCATCATATTGACTATCTGTACCCTATAAGAAACAAAGAATTTATTTCCAAAGTAAAGGCCAAAAAGATATTTCTACAGCATGGTGTTTTAGGCGTTAAAAATTTAGCAAACCTGTACCTGAACCAGAAAGAATTTTTTGATGTGGACATGTTCTGCGTAAGTACAGAAAGAGAAAAACAAATAACTGTAGAAGATTTGAAGTTCTCTGAAGAACAGGTAAAGGTTACTGGACTTTCTCGTTTTGATTCTTTGTTTAAAAATGATATTGAGGTTAAAAAACAGATATTGATAATTCCTACGTGGAGGGATTGGCTTCAAAATGTGGATACTTTTTTAGAATCAGAATACTACCAGAGGTATCAAAGTCTGATCTCAAATAAAGAATTTTTGGATATCTGCAGAAAGAATGATGTGGATGTTGTTTTTTGTTTGCACCCTAATATGCAGAAATACAGTTCATTCTTTAAAAGTGACGATGTTAAAATAGTTTTCCAGGGAGAAATCGATGTTCAATTACTAATAAAAGAAAGTATGTTGATGATTACAGATTATTCCAGCGTTGCATTTGACTTTGCATTTTTAAATAAACCTGTGATATACTACCAGTTTGACCAGAAAAGGTTTTTGGGAAAAGCAGGTTCGCACCTTGATTTAGAAAGAGAATTACCTGGAACCATCATCAGCAATGAAGAAGAAATAACCAGTGTTTTCAACAAAATTGCTGAAAATGGCTTTAGAATTTCTGATGAAAATTTAAATCGGGTAAATAGCCTGTTGAAGTATAAAGATACTAGAAATTCAGAGCGTATTTTTAATGAAATAACCAACTTTAAATTTAAAAGGACATTAACAGAAAGAATAAAGCGAACAGAGAAATATAAAAAAGCGTTCAACTATTTCAGGAGAAATAGAGTTTATTTCCCATTAATGAAACTATTTTATAAAATTTTCAAGCTGTTACCTTTAAAAGAGAGGTATGTATTTGAAAGCGGCGTTGGGGTTCAATATTCTGATGCACCTAAGGCATTATATGAAGAATTAATGAGAATAAAACCTGATGCAGAATGTGTATGGTTTTATAATAAGACCTCATTTATTCATCCCATGAATACAAAAGTCGTCAAGCGTTTATCCCTGGGGTACTATTACTACCTGGCCACGTCTAAATACTGGATCAACAATCAGAATTTTCCAAGTTATATAACAAAAAGAAAAGGAA from Methanobacterium bryantii includes:
- a CDS encoding CDP-glycerol glycerophosphotransferase family protein — encoded protein: MKEELIIDYTNELSVKFKVTPDIEVKEIIVDIFGGKKTYKPIKKGEYYTFSLSNSVFLRGMQGIIQFYFSFIDENGSYKITNFARFNKFEMIGGGIKNVKNNYIVPHQTRSRNFILIVTDDFKKQKLNVINFLTSFNCNKESININGVFKTFLLSVDQMEIGMEGRKTFSKFRSRIDFSKIQSKYSDNLAISTVIPFDTSIEEDIYDFFLYIHLKEIPEPVKIRFGHTRFLMRQKVKDYVLKFDEETIYITPYFTFSGQNLSLHVERINNDVTKNIENIKQNNREDIWLIGEQPYKAQDTGKAFFEYIRRTHPEKEAYYVIDFNSPEYENVKDLGNIIDYRSKEHFEMCLKATHLIGSHHIDYLYPIRNKEFISKVKAKKIFLQHGVLGVKNLANLYLNQKEFFDVDMFCVSTEREKQITVEDLKFSEEQVKVTGLSRFDSLFKNDIEVKKQILIIPTWRDWLQNVDTFLESEYYQRYQSLISNKEFLDICRKNDVDVVFCLHPNMQKYSSFFKSDDVKIVFQGEIDVQLLIKESMLMITDYSSVAFDFAFLNKPVIYYQFDQKRFLGKAGSHLDLERELPGTIISNEEEITSVFNKIAENGFRISDENLNRVNSLLKYKDTRNSERIFNEITNFKFKRTLTERIKRTEKYKKAFNYFRRNRVYFPLMKLFYKIFKLLPLKERYVFESGVGVQYSDAPKALYEELMRIKPDAECVWFYNKTSFIHPMNTKVVKRLSLGYYYYLATSKYWINNQNFPSYITKRKGTTYLQTWHGTPVKKMLFDLKEIYGREKGYVQRVENAKNQWSYLISQNSYATKHFRTAFRYNGPILEEGYPRNDILINNPEKELIINKIRHAYSISPSKKIILYAPTFRDNAKVENKFESDIKIDFKEFNDRFGEEYILLLRMHVTVSSDIEIPEEYKHCIINVSSYPDIQELYLMTDILITDYSSVLFDFAVLKRPMIFYAYDLEEYKNDIRGAYLDYEKEVPGKIVKNQNELFHAINNIEELKSEYRDKLSKFKQKYAPLDDGNAAKRIVKKILLQSHK